The following proteins are encoded in a genomic region of Diadema setosum chromosome 10, eeDiaSeto1, whole genome shotgun sequence:
- the LOC140234021 gene encoding uncharacterized protein, which yields MPLVMKSLASSSSVTEEEIRMPSLAQAMADDTLMGLECAEGIQKYLASHTDEGGIDATADDGRTALMIACENGQEDIVRFLLERGANPHFSSPKSGDTLLHASCKNPTGYIPFSLDIARDNKIKIVQTLLQHGVIYRDNRAGLTPLYVAALFGFVSMGDFLMSPQCSHSEISETDKIKYLEMLGFSQYMAGGHCEAYETLCKVISQRCHVPESGDDHELEVIFQCTKKYSLADFKAIKDDKRAMKVQWLLIGHRIIPEGAKGEYFFQHLARFACQCMQQDDASRGYNIFKYLLSCESHSKAVLGTVMDGISPFFGTKDKLDTKVVSQGCEIVNEYRDVIQHVSNSSLVEHGPELIQIFGVLLFDFAYFFSELDLIESLIKTAEKVLTVVRAACSSLDQGKYKSGSVTFEIMDKLFSAFLDNMFRGTSLNRVKRVMCKLLWYDDLTYKDQKYDSIFHIFVHTLFTEPKRDQSFLVDLAKIMVRHGCPVNMENDLFGGTPGEMFAYLMECGIVDGNPNDEDFKVLSDLLSPTTNMLSLKEIASRAVLQNKIPYHGVLPKSICEMMTGETLTPDPSILKTPEESESESE from the coding sequence ATGCCACTTGTCATGAAATCCCTTGCAAGTTCATCGAGTGTTACAGAAGAGGAAATCAGGATGCCTTCTTTGGCACAGGCAATGGCAGACGATACACTAATGGGCCTTGAGTGTGCTGAGGGCATCCAGAAGTATTTGGCCAGTCACACCGATGAGGGTGGCATAGATGCCACGGCTGATGATGGAAGGACTGCTCTGATGATAGCTTGTGAAAATGGACAGGAAGACATTGTCAGGTTTCTTTTGGAGAGGGGTGCCAACCCACATTTCTCCTCTCCAAAGAGTGGTGACACACTTTTACATGCAAGCTGCAAGAATCCAACTGGCTATATCCCATTTTCATTGGATATTGCCAGAgacaacaaaattaaaattgTGCAGACACTTCTGCAGCATGGTGTTATCTACAGAGATAACAGAGCAGGACTGACTCCTCTTTATGTAGCAGCGCTGTTTGGCTTTGTTTCCATGGGGGATTTCCTGATGTCTCCGCAGTGCAGTCACAGTGAAATATCAGAGACAGATAAGATCAAATATTTGGAAATGCTTGGTTTCTCGCAATACATGGCTGGGGGGCACTGCGAAGCTTATGAAACATTATGCAAGGTCATTTCCCAGCGCTGCCATGTTCCTGAGAGTGGAGATGATCACGAGCTTGAAGTCATTTTTCAATGCACTAAAAAATATTCACTTGCTGATTTTAAAGCTATCAAAGATGACAAGCGTGCCATGAAAGTTCAGTGGTTACTTATCGGACATAGAATCATACCTGAAGGGGCTAAGGGGGAATATTTCTTCCAGCACTTGGCAAGGTTTGCATGTCAGTGTATGCAACAAGATGATGCCTCAAGAGGTTACAATATATTCAAGTATTTGTTGTCCTGTGAATCACACTCTAAAGCAGTGCTGGGGACTGTGATGGACGGGATATCTCCTTTCTTTGGGACAAAGGATAAACTGGACACCAAGGTTGTATCTCAGGGGTGCGAGATTGTTAACGAATATCGAGATGTCATTCAACATGTCAGCAATTCATCCCTAGTTGAGCATGGTCCAGAGCTGATTCAAATATTTGGAGTATTGCTCTTTgactttgcatattttttttctgagctTGACCTCATTGAGTCCCTTATCAAGACAGCAGAGAAGGTTTTGACTGTAGTTCGAGCTGCATGCTCTTCGTTAGACCAAGGCAAGTACAAATCAGGCTCAGTTACATTCGAAATCATGGACAAACTGTTTTCAGCATTTCTTGATAACATGTTTCGTGGAACATCATTGAATCGTGTAAAGCGTGTGATGTGCAAGCTGCTGTGGTACGATGACCTTACATACAAAGACCAAAAATACGATTcgatatttcatatatttgtgcATACACTTTTCACAGAACCTAAGCGCGACCAGTCTTTCCTTGTTGACTTGGCGAAGATCATGGTCCGTCATGGCTGCCCTGTGAACATGGAGAATGATTTGTTCGGCGGAACTCCTGGGGAAATGTTTGCCTATTTGATGGAATGTGGAATCGTTGATGGAAATCCCAATGATGAAGACTTCAAGGTGCTGAGTGACTTGCTTAGTCCTACGACCAATATGCTATCCTTAAAAGAAATAGCATCGAGGGCTGTCCTCCAGAACAAAATTCCATACCATGGGGTGCTGCCGAAGAGTATTTGTGAGATGATGACTGGAGAGACTTTGACTCCGGACCCCAGTATTCTGAAGACCCCAGAGGAATCTGAATCCGAGTCAGAATGA